One genomic region from Caldanaerovirga acetigignens encodes:
- a CDS encoding amidase domain-containing protein has product ANFGIDVTSPYAWYYDNKGTSSTSDDKYSHTWSVAKKLYSFIVLDSNPRRGAKARTYPYPGTTSDPYPDEISIGDLLFYDWEGDGEINHVSIYVANGTDPNSGYSGALVDQHTTNRYHAIWSLSYYNEDRETTNIYPVTLYLNF; this is encoded by the coding sequence TTGCCAACTTTGGAATAGATGTAACAAGTCCATACGCATGGTATTACGATAACAAAGGTACTAGTTCAACATCTGATGATAAATATTCCCACACATGGTCTGTTGCTAAAAAGTTATATTCTTTCATTGTTCTTGATAGTAATCCACGTAGGGGCGCAAAAGCTAGGACTTATCCGTATCCAGGCACTACTTCAGATCCCTATCCAGACGAAATCTCAATAGGCGATTTACTCTTTTATGATTGGGAAGGAGATGGCGAAATTAATCATGTATCGATATATGTAGCAAATGGGACAGATCCAAACTCCGGATATTCTGGTGCGTTAGTAGATCAACATACGACAAATAGATATCATGCCATTTGGTCTCTGAGTTATTACAATGAAGATAGAGAAACTACTAATATATATCCCGTAACGTTATACTTAAATTTCTAG